One genomic window of Candidatus Eisenbacteria bacterium includes the following:
- a CDS encoding TldD/PmbA family protein, translating to MATDAPLPDLSTLVPRELVGELLALARNSGAEFADVYAEHSILSGFSFDEGRVRTASYSVLNGIGVRAITGDQTGYAYADGFGAAGAREAARVAARIARDGRASGAPRAFRVVEAPAPFTLAHPAALALDEAKRVELLRRADAAARGHDPRVREVSVHLVTSARCFLIANSDGVWAEDRTLLSRFAVTTLALDGDGRQEGFAAGGGCVEASYFESERSPEDIATEAAGSAVLLLSAREPEAGSYPVVVCNGWGGVMVHECFGHSMEGDTIRKGSSIRAVQRGQVVAAKGVTIVDSGLVPLSRGSFRVDDEGTPAQRTVLVEDGVLTGYLWDRLNATLTGNAPTGNGRRASYRDVPLCRMTNTYIEPGPHSPDELIGSVDRGLYCKRLGGGSVSPADGNFSFQVTEAWQIEKGRLTHPVRNATLAGNGNDAMLKIDGVGNDLLIDGTTGSCGKDGQWKPVGVGQPTVRFTGITVGGTAV from the coding sequence ATGGCGACCGACGCCCCGCTGCCCGACCTCTCGACCCTCGTCCCGCGCGAACTGGTGGGCGAACTGCTCGCGCTCGCGCGCAACTCCGGCGCCGAGTTCGCCGACGTCTACGCCGAGCACTCGATCCTGTCCGGCTTTTCGTTCGACGAGGGCCGCGTGCGGACGGCCTCCTACTCGGTGCTCAACGGCATCGGCGTCCGGGCGATCACCGGCGACCAGACGGGCTACGCGTACGCCGACGGCTTCGGCGCCGCCGGGGCGCGCGAGGCGGCGCGGGTCGCAGCCCGCATCGCCCGCGACGGACGCGCCTCGGGGGCGCCACGCGCGTTCCGCGTCGTGGAAGCGCCCGCGCCCTTCACGCTCGCGCACCCGGCGGCGCTGGCGCTCGACGAGGCGAAGCGCGTCGAACTGCTGCGCCGCGCCGACGCCGCCGCGCGCGGGCACGACCCGCGCGTGCGCGAGGTGAGCGTGCACCTGGTGACCAGCGCCCGCTGCTTCCTGATCGCCAACAGCGACGGCGTCTGGGCCGAGGACCGCACGCTGCTCTCGCGCTTCGCGGTGACCACGCTCGCGCTGGACGGCGACGGGCGCCAGGAAGGCTTCGCCGCCGGCGGCGGCTGCGTCGAGGCTTCGTACTTCGAGTCCGAGCGCAGCCCCGAGGACATCGCCACCGAAGCCGCCGGCAGCGCCGTGCTGCTGCTGTCGGCGCGCGAGCCGGAAGCGGGCTCGTACCCGGTCGTCGTCTGCAACGGCTGGGGCGGCGTGATGGTCCACGAGTGCTTCGGCCACAGCATGGAAGGCGACACGATCCGCAAGGGCAGCAGCATCCGCGCCGTGCAAAGGGGGCAGGTGGTCGCGGCGAAGGGCGTGACCATCGTGGACTCGGGGCTCGTTCCCCTCTCGCGCGGCTCGTTCCGGGTGGACGACGAGGGCACGCCGGCGCAGCGCACCGTGCTCGTCGAGGACGGCGTGCTCACCGGCTACCTCTGGGACCGGCTCAACGCGACGCTCACCGGCAACGCGCCGACCGGCAACGGCCGTCGCGCGTCGTATCGCGACGTGCCGCTGTGCCGGATGACCAACACCTACATCGAGCCCGGTCCGCACTCGCCGGACGAGCTGATCGGGTCGGTGGACCGCGGCCTTTACTGCAAGCGCCTGGGCGGCGGTTCGGTGAGCCCGGCGGACGGCAACTTCTCGTTCCAGGTCACCGAGGCCTGGCAGATCGAAAAGGGCCGGCTGACGCACCCGGTCCGCAACGCGACACTCGCCGGCAACGGCAACGACGCCATGCTGAAGATTGACGGCGTCGGCAACGACCTGCTCATTGACGGCACCACCGGATCGTGCGGCAAGGACGGCCAGTGGAAACCCGTCGGCGTGGGCCAGCCGACCGTCCGATTCACCGGCATCACCGTGGGAGGCACCGCGGTCTGA
- a CDS encoding TetR/AcrR family transcriptional regulator has translation MTTHPNAGERGANPRWHRRKETRPAEILEAALQEFVERGYAATRLDDIARRAGCTKGTIFLYFATKEELFKAVVREHVVPRILQAEQTVEQHAGSARELLEKVLRTRWQTLYHSELSGLPKLMFAEAGNFPDLARFYHDEVIARSQAIVKGIVQRGIERGEFRPVDAHSIALVASAPMLMAALWKHSFSHCVPSYADARAYFEASLDNLLSGLTHTGTTGGGS, from the coding sequence ATGACCACGCATCCCAACGCCGGCGAGCGCGGCGCGAATCCCCGCTGGCACCGCCGCAAGGAAACCCGGCCCGCCGAGATTCTCGAAGCGGCGCTGCAGGAGTTCGTCGAGCGCGGCTACGCCGCCACGCGCCTCGACGACATCGCCCGGCGCGCCGGCTGCACGAAGGGCACGATCTTCCTCTACTTCGCGACCAAGGAGGAACTGTTCAAGGCGGTCGTGCGCGAACACGTCGTGCCGCGAATCCTGCAGGCCGAGCAGACCGTGGAGCAGCACGCGGGCTCCGCGCGCGAGCTGCTCGAGAAGGTGCTGCGCACGCGCTGGCAGACGCTCTACCACTCCGAGCTGAGCGGGCTGCCGAAACTGATGTTCGCCGAAGCCGGCAACTTCCCCGACCTCGCGCGCTTCTACCACGACGAGGTCATCGCACGCAGCCAGGCGATCGTGAAGGGCATCGTGCAGCGCGGCATCGAGCGCGGCGAGTTCCGTCCGGTGGACGCGCACAGCATCGCGCTCGTCGCCTCGGCGCCGATGCTCATGGCGGCGCTGTGGAAACATTCCTTCTCGCACTGCGTCCCTTCGTACGCGGACGCCCGGGCCTACTTCGAAGCCTCGCTCGACAACCTGCTCAGCGGGCTCACGCACACCGGAACGACGGGAGGCGGATCGTGA
- a CDS encoding TolC family protein: MRRAWLFLAAAAWLAAPATNEAAVPAGADSAPAPALGFAEAVALAARQNASVQVAQLRVGEANARVAQSRAAFLPSVTAQATMTDRTFNLNALGMAIPGFPRLADPLIGPVWESEARIRVTQTVLDLSSWQKLRGARLGALAARADQAGSAETAAQAAGLAYLRAARAAALVHARDEDLTLARDLQTLAEAQLEAGTSPNIDATRARTQVAVSRGAVLMARNASDRARIELARVLGLDPASPPALADTLSEALGASAAPGETDAAVAFALANREEVRGEQARADRARADRSATLLERLPRLDVSGDWGSSGEHYGDAIATRTYAAALTLPIVDGLRREGRLREQGELLRESLVREKDLRDQITAETSGALLDLSSGLEQLGVAAEQLRLAEEEVAQSRERFTSGIAGNIEVIEAQASLLRARDADINARFAVASARVALARAAGVARGMR; the protein is encoded by the coding sequence GTGAGGCGCGCCTGGCTTTTCCTTGCGGCGGCCGCCTGGCTGGCGGCGCCGGCCACGAACGAGGCCGCGGTCCCCGCCGGCGCCGACTCCGCGCCGGCGCCCGCGCTCGGCTTCGCCGAGGCGGTCGCGCTGGCCGCGCGGCAGAACGCCAGCGTCCAGGTCGCGCAACTGCGCGTCGGCGAGGCGAACGCGCGTGTCGCCCAGTCACGGGCGGCGTTCCTGCCGTCGGTGACGGCGCAGGCGACCATGACCGACCGCACGTTCAACCTCAACGCGCTCGGCATGGCGATTCCCGGCTTTCCCAGGCTGGCCGATCCGCTGATCGGCCCGGTATGGGAATCCGAGGCGCGCATCCGGGTGACGCAGACCGTGCTGGACCTGTCCTCATGGCAGAAGCTGCGCGGCGCGCGGCTCGGCGCCCTCGCCGCGCGCGCCGACCAGGCCGGCTCGGCCGAGACCGCGGCGCAGGCGGCCGGCCTGGCGTACCTGAGGGCGGCGCGCGCGGCGGCGCTCGTCCACGCCCGCGACGAGGATCTGACCCTCGCCCGCGATCTGCAGACGCTGGCCGAGGCCCAGCTCGAGGCGGGCACCTCGCCCAATATTGACGCCACGCGTGCGCGCACGCAGGTCGCCGTCTCGCGCGGCGCCGTGCTGATGGCGCGCAACGCCTCCGATCGTGCGCGCATCGAGCTCGCGCGCGTGCTCGGGCTCGATCCCGCGTCGCCGCCGGCGCTCGCCGACACCCTGAGCGAGGCGCTGGGCGCGAGCGCTGCTCCCGGCGAAACGGACGCCGCGGTGGCCTTCGCGCTCGCCAACCGCGAGGAGGTGCGCGGCGAGCAGGCGCGCGCCGACCGCGCGCGCGCCGACCGCAGCGCCACGCTGCTCGAGCGCCTGCCGCGCCTCGACGTGTCCGGCGACTGGGGCAGCAGCGGCGAGCACTACGGGGACGCGATCGCGACCCGCACCTACGCGGCCGCGCTCACCCTGCCGATCGTGGACGGCCTGCGCCGCGAGGGCCGGCTCAGGGAGCAGGGCGAGCTGCTGCGCGAGTCGCTCGTGCGCGAGAAGGACCTGCGCGACCAGATCACCGCCGAGACGAGCGGCGCGCTGCTCGACCTGTCGTCGGGCCTCGAGCAGCTCGGCGTCGCCGCCGAACAACTGCGGCTCGCCGAGGAGGAGGTCGCCCAGTCCCGCGAGCGGTTCACGAGCGGGATCGCCGGCAACATCGAAGTCATCGAAGCCCAGGCCTCGCTGCTGCGCGCGCGCGACGCCGACATCAACGCCCGCTTCGCCGTCGCCAGCGCCCGTGTCGCGCTGGCGCGCGCGGCCGGCGTCGCGCGCGGCATGCGCTGA
- a CDS encoding HlyD family secretion protein, producing MSASVENPELSGTPAEAEAAPARRRLPVAPIVFAVVLVIGGGIGVQRWLWSRGHVETDNAQIEGSVVPAIARVGGYVTEVPVVENQRVRAGDLLVLLDDRESRTKLAQAEAELALALANAGERGRVGMAQAQLEAARAQVVQAQANAGKTAEDARRYTGLAGRGIVSPQQLDAAKAAAEAAGATLTAARKQVLAAEAALAGSDARLRAARAARDQAALQLSYTRVTAPVSGVVSRKNVDPGQYLQAGQSTMAVVELDSIYVVANLKETSIANVRVGDDVRVDVDAYPGHPFKGHVESLSPATGATFSLLPPDNATGNFTKVVQHVPARIRVDGPADPQRPLRPGMSVNVTITTRAR from the coding sequence ATGAGTGCATCCGTCGAGAACCCCGAGTTGTCCGGGACGCCGGCCGAGGCCGAAGCGGCGCCGGCGCGTCGCCGCCTGCCGGTGGCGCCGATCGTCTTCGCGGTCGTGCTGGTGATCGGAGGCGGCATCGGCGTGCAGCGCTGGCTGTGGTCGCGCGGGCACGTCGAAACCGACAACGCGCAGATCGAGGGCAGCGTGGTGCCGGCCATCGCGCGGGTGGGCGGCTACGTCACCGAGGTGCCCGTGGTCGAGAACCAGCGTGTCCGGGCCGGTGACCTGCTCGTGCTGCTCGACGATCGCGAGTCGCGCACGAAGCTCGCGCAGGCCGAGGCCGAGCTCGCGCTGGCGCTCGCCAATGCGGGCGAGCGGGGGCGTGTCGGCATGGCGCAGGCGCAGCTCGAGGCGGCGCGCGCGCAGGTCGTGCAGGCGCAGGCGAACGCGGGCAAGACCGCCGAGGACGCGCGCCGCTACACCGGCCTGGCCGGGCGCGGGATCGTCAGCCCGCAGCAGCTCGACGCGGCGAAAGCCGCCGCCGAGGCGGCGGGAGCCACGCTGACCGCCGCGAGGAAGCAGGTGCTGGCGGCCGAGGCCGCGCTGGCCGGCTCGGACGCGCGCCTGCGCGCCGCGCGCGCGGCGCGCGATCAGGCGGCGCTGCAGTTGTCCTACACGCGCGTCACCGCCCCGGTGTCGGGCGTCGTGAGCCGCAAGAACGTGGATCCCGGCCAGTACCTGCAGGCGGGCCAGTCCACGATGGCGGTCGTCGAGCTCGATTCCATTTACGTCGTCGCGAACCTGAAGGAGACTTCGATCGCCAACGTCCGCGTCGGCGACGACGTCCGGGTGGACGTGGACGCCTATCCGGGCCATCCGTTCAAGGGGCACGTCGAGAGCCTCAGCCCGGCGACCGGCGCGACCTTCTCGCTGCTGCCGCCCGACAACGCGACCGGCAACTTCACCAAGGTCGTCCAGCACGTTCCGGCGCGCATTCGCGTGGACGGCCCGGCCGACCCGCAGCGGCCGCTGCGGCCCGGCATGAGCGTGAACGTCACCATCACGACGCGCGCCCGCTGA
- a CDS encoding DHA2 family efflux MFS transporter permease subunit, with the protein MSASTVAALHALPRDDESYRNRWIIAVTVTLASILEILDTSIVNVAIPHMMGSLGATLDQIAWVSTGYIVANVIVLPITGWLSAAFGRRRYFAGSMSLFIFASFMCGNSHSLGELVLWRIVQGVGGGALLSTSQAILYEVFPASEYGQAMAIFGVGVMVGPTLGPTLGGYITDTFSWPWIFYINLPIGGLGLMMALAYVRDSRFAQKVGDTDWLGLALLAIGVGSLQLMLERGERLDWFASRQVVAFAILAVTGLTTFIWHELTTAHPIIDLRIFANRQFATGAVLGLVLGVCLYATVFVLPVYLQTLQHFSANQTGLVILPGAIASAVTMAVMARRIDRQDGRIVAACGAALFAVAMLLWSRFTTISGYDDFWWPLILRGVALGLVFIPLNNLAMLELPLARIAPATGLYNLMRQLGGSIGIALSASLVARFSAESRAGLAEKLSMYNPVTADRIEGVTGWLRSHGDIEPVARAKAVGMLEGAVQRQALMLAFEKIFLLFGLLFLISIPLIMTLRWRRGQVRGGADVH; encoded by the coding sequence GTGTCCGCCTCAACGGTCGCGGCCCTGCACGCATTGCCGCGCGACGACGAGTCGTACCGCAACCGCTGGATCATCGCGGTCACGGTGACGCTCGCCTCCATCCTCGAGATCCTCGACACGAGCATCGTCAACGTCGCGATCCCGCACATGATGGGCTCGCTCGGGGCGACGCTCGACCAGATCGCCTGGGTGTCCACGGGCTACATCGTCGCGAACGTCATCGTCCTGCCGATCACCGGCTGGCTGTCGGCCGCCTTCGGGCGCCGCCGCTATTTCGCGGGCTCGATGAGCCTGTTCATCTTCGCCTCCTTCATGTGCGGCAACTCGCACTCGCTCGGCGAACTGGTGCTGTGGCGGATCGTGCAGGGCGTGGGCGGCGGCGCGCTGCTCTCGACCTCGCAGGCGATCCTCTACGAGGTCTTTCCGGCGAGCGAGTACGGGCAGGCGATGGCGATCTTCGGCGTCGGCGTGATGGTCGGGCCGACCCTCGGGCCGACGCTGGGCGGCTACATCACCGACACGTTCTCGTGGCCGTGGATCTTCTACATCAACCTGCCGATCGGCGGTCTCGGGCTGATGATGGCGCTGGCCTACGTGCGCGACTCGCGCTTCGCGCAGAAGGTGGGGGACACCGACTGGCTGGGGCTCGCGCTGCTCGCGATCGGTGTCGGCTCGCTCCAGCTCATGCTCGAGCGCGGGGAGCGGCTCGACTGGTTCGCCTCGCGCCAGGTGGTCGCGTTCGCGATCCTCGCCGTGACGGGGCTGACTACTTTCATCTGGCACGAGCTGACGACCGCGCACCCGATCATTGACCTGCGCATCTTCGCGAACCGCCAGTTCGCCACCGGCGCGGTCCTCGGGCTCGTCCTCGGCGTGTGCCTGTACGCGACCGTGTTCGTCCTGCCGGTCTACCTGCAGACGCTCCAGCACTTCAGCGCCAACCAGACCGGCCTCGTGATCCTGCCCGGCGCCATCGCCAGCGCGGTGACCATGGCGGTCATGGCGCGCCGCATCGATCGGCAGGACGGCCGCATCGTCGCGGCCTGCGGCGCGGCGCTGTTCGCGGTGGCGATGCTCCTGTGGTCGCGCTTCACCACGATCAGCGGCTACGACGACTTCTGGTGGCCTTTGATCCTGCGCGGCGTCGCGCTCGGGCTGGTGTTCATTCCGCTGAACAACCTCGCGATGCTCGAGCTGCCGCTGGCGAGGATCGCCCCCGCGACCGGCCTGTACAACCTCATGCGCCAGCTCGGCGGCAGCATCGGCATCGCGCTGTCGGCGTCATTGGTCGCGCGTTTCAGCGCCGAGAGCCGTGCGGGCCTCGCCGAGAAGCTCTCGATGTACAACCCGGTCACCGCCGACCGCATCGAGGGCGTGACGGGCTGGCTGCGCTCGCACGGCGACATCGAGCCGGTCGCCCGCGCCAAGGCGGTCGGCATGCTCGAAGGCGCGGTCCAGCGGCAGGCGCTGATGCTGGCGTTCGAAAAGATCTTCCTGCTGTTCGGGCTGCTGTTCCTGATCTCGATCCCGTTGATCATGACCCTGCGCTGGCGGCGCGGGCAGGTGCGCGGCGGGGCGGACGTGCATTGA
- a CDS encoding cation transporter: MNRNAAHIAFIVAAVVLLAGIGTWLVREVGTLPGAKPLASRANQRIVTLEVNGMTCAACEASIRAELEDTPGVATCEVRRGQRRAYVVVDAKTADSTLVASVRRAGGGFRAEVVGK, encoded by the coding sequence GTGAACCGAAACGCCGCCCACATCGCCTTCATCGTCGCCGCCGTCGTGCTGCTCGCCGGGATCGGCACCTGGCTCGTGCGCGAGGTCGGAACGCTGCCCGGGGCGAAGCCGCTGGCGAGCCGTGCGAACCAGCGCATCGTCACGCTCGAGGTGAACGGCATGACCTGCGCGGCCTGCGAGGCCAGCATCCGCGCCGAGCTCGAGGACACCCCCGGCGTCGCGACCTGCGAGGTGCGGCGCGGGCAGCGGCGCGCCTACGTGGTGGTGGACGCGAAGACGGCGGATTCGACGCTGGTCGCCTCGGTGCGCCGCGCCGGCGGCGGCTTCCGCGCGGAGGTCGTGGGCAAGTAG
- the cadA gene encoding cadmium-translocating P-type ATPase, with product MSPNDFKGAAFAGAAALAPGAAHLPVAAGREGCIELLAHRLRDWPGVLAIEADFRQSTLTVRYEPREVSPEQLNSFADDVGALFAQRVTACEKRESLEACAECALRFGHLSGEDHARYRAVATPGRVGLSRRDAEGDGVEVVRPLAGAKPWGAPLSQQEEMRRARGRAMAVLTGVCLTSLLAGIAAERLLPPGNPGSQALYHVAAVTGGWFAARSTFAALRRLEFDVNLLMILSAAGAAAIGYVFEAAVLMFLFSLSNTLEVYTMGRTRSALRALLKLRPARALVRREGREIEVEAEAVQVGETVIVKPGEAFPVDGSVTLGTSLADQSSLTGESMPVAKNPGDKVFAGTLNQLGALELMATRVAANSAIARIVALVQEAQKQKSKTEEAAEWVGRYYTIAVMAGAALMLFLPPLLLGEPWRASVYRAMTLLVVASPCALVIATPATILSAIANAARNGILFKGGRSIEALGRVRVVAFDKTGTLTRGRFEVTDVVALGGAGERELLAVAAAAEKRSPHPLAQAVVRAAESRGIAFEPAQQMVNHPGKGLVASRDGRTTEVGTPELFDSLGIGIPPEAIERARALAADAKTAMLVHRQGSWGVIAAADEQRPAAAAVVKNLRGLGIAHVAMLSGDNARTVEAVAERTGVDERFGQLLPEGKVRVIAELEQRHGPVAMLGDGVNDAPALARATVGVAMGGIGSDVAMESADVVLMADDLTALPYALRLAQRANRVVLQNLVIATGVMLALVVWVFAGQHLPMGQLKLPVAVSGHEGSTVVVILNGLRLLAGRRAGA from the coding sequence ATGAGCCCCAACGACTTCAAGGGCGCGGCCTTCGCGGGCGCGGCGGCGCTCGCGCCGGGCGCCGCGCACCTGCCCGTCGCCGCCGGCCGCGAAGGCTGCATCGAGCTGCTCGCCCACCGCCTGCGCGACTGGCCGGGCGTGCTCGCCATCGAAGCGGACTTCCGCCAGAGCACGCTCACCGTGCGCTACGAGCCGCGCGAGGTTTCGCCCGAACAGCTGAACTCGTTCGCGGACGACGTGGGCGCGCTGTTCGCCCAGCGCGTCACGGCGTGCGAGAAGCGCGAGTCGCTCGAGGCGTGCGCGGAGTGCGCCCTGCGCTTCGGGCATCTCTCGGGCGAGGACCACGCGCGCTATCGCGCCGTCGCCACGCCCGGGCGCGTGGGACTGTCCCGCCGCGACGCCGAGGGGGACGGCGTCGAGGTGGTGCGGCCGCTCGCGGGAGCGAAGCCGTGGGGCGCGCCGCTCTCGCAGCAGGAGGAGATGCGTCGCGCGCGCGGCCGGGCCATGGCCGTTCTGACCGGCGTGTGCCTGACCAGCCTGCTGGCCGGCATCGCGGCCGAGCGGCTGCTCCCGCCCGGGAACCCCGGGTCGCAGGCGCTCTATCACGTCGCGGCCGTGACCGGCGGCTGGTTCGCCGCGCGCAGCACCTTCGCGGCCCTTCGCCGGCTCGAGTTCGACGTCAACCTGCTGATGATCCTGTCGGCCGCGGGCGCGGCAGCGATCGGCTACGTGTTCGAGGCCGCGGTCCTGATGTTCCTGTTCTCGCTCAGCAACACGCTCGAGGTCTACACGATGGGGCGCACGCGCAGCGCCCTGCGCGCGCTGCTCAAGCTGCGCCCCGCCCGCGCGCTGGTGCGCCGCGAGGGCCGCGAGATCGAGGTCGAAGCCGAGGCCGTGCAGGTCGGCGAGACCGTGATCGTGAAACCCGGCGAAGCCTTCCCCGTGGACGGCAGCGTCACGCTCGGAACGTCGCTCGCGGACCAGAGCAGCCTGACCGGCGAGTCCATGCCGGTCGCGAAGAACCCGGGCGACAAGGTCTTCGCGGGCACGCTCAACCAGCTCGGGGCGCTCGAGCTGATGGCCACGCGCGTCGCCGCGAACAGCGCGATCGCGCGCATTGTCGCGCTCGTGCAGGAGGCGCAGAAGCAGAAGTCGAAGACCGAGGAAGCCGCCGAGTGGGTGGGCCGCTACTACACGATCGCGGTCATGGCCGGCGCGGCGCTCATGCTGTTCCTTCCGCCGCTGCTGCTGGGCGAGCCGTGGCGCGCGTCGGTGTACCGCGCGATGACGCTGCTGGTCGTCGCCTCGCCGTGCGCGCTGGTGATCGCCACCCCGGCCACGATCCTGTCGGCGATCGCGAACGCCGCCCGCAACGGCATCCTGTTCAAGGGCGGCCGCAGCATCGAGGCGCTCGGCCGCGTGCGGGTGGTGGCGTTCGACAAGACGGGCACGCTGACGCGCGGGCGTTTCGAGGTGACGGACGTCGTCGCGCTGGGCGGCGCGGGCGAGCGGGAGCTGCTGGCGGTAGCCGCCGCCGCCGAGAAGCGCTCGCCGCACCCGCTGGCGCAGGCGGTGGTGCGCGCCGCGGAGTCGCGCGGCATCGCGTTCGAGCCCGCGCAGCAGATGGTGAACCATCCCGGCAAGGGCCTGGTCGCGTCCCGGGACGGCCGGACGACCGAGGTCGGGACGCCCGAGCTGTTCGACTCGCTCGGCATCGGGATTCCGCCCGAGGCGATCGAACGCGCGCGGGCGCTGGCCGCCGACGCCAAGACCGCGATGCTCGTGCATCGCCAGGGGTCGTGGGGCGTGATCGCGGCGGCCGACGAGCAGCGGCCGGCGGCGGCCGCGGTCGTGAAGAACCTGCGCGGACTCGGCATCGCGCACGTCGCCATGCTCTCGGGCGACAACGCCCGGACCGTCGAGGCGGTCGCCGAGCGCACCGGCGTGGACGAGCGCTTCGGCCAGCTGCTGCCCGAAGGCAAGGTCCGTGTGATCGCCGAGCTCGAGCAGCGGCACGGTCCGGTCGCGATGCTCGGCGACGGTGTGAACGACGCGCCGGCGCTGGCGCGCGCCACCGTCGGGGTGGCGATGGGCGGCATCGGCAGCGACGTCGCCATGGAAAGCGCCGACGTCGTGCTCATGGCCGACGACCTGACCGCGCTACCCTACGCGCTGCGGCTCGCGCAGCGCGCCAACCGGGTCGTCCTGCAGAACCTGGTGATCGCCACGGGGGTCATGCTGGCGCTGGTGGTGTGGGTGTTCGCCGGCCAGCACCTGCCGATGGGCCAGCTCAAGCTGCCGGTCGCGGTGTCGGGGCACGAGGGCAGCACGGTGGTCGTCATCCTGAACGGCCTGCGGCTGCTCGCCGGGCGGCGCGCGGGAGCGTGA
- the rocF gene encoding arginase: MGRKRRNIGIIGVPIDLGAGRRGVDMGPSAIRIGDLEKRLEDLGHKVVDYGDLDVMIPETQKVGTGRLRYKQPILAACTGLMKSVDRCLEEGRMPLVLGGDHSIAIGSVAGSTNWYARRDESIGLIWFDAHGDANTPETTPSGNIHGMALAVSLGFGDQELVHLGGRAPKVQTRNAVLIGIRDLDPGERDFLKKSGVTCYTMRDLDERGMRDVLDEAIRLASDGTAGIHLSFDLDVVDPEDAPGTGTPVWGGISYREAHLAMEMFADRANIVAMDLVEVNPVLDTQNMTGVLAAELAQSALGKTIL; this comes from the coding sequence ATGGGACGCAAGCGACGCAACATCGGCATCATCGGAGTGCCCATTGACCTCGGCGCGGGCCGCCGCGGCGTGGACATGGGCCCTTCCGCCATCCGCATCGGCGACCTCGAGAAGCGGCTCGAGGACCTCGGCCACAAGGTCGTGGACTACGGCGACCTCGACGTCATGATCCCCGAGACCCAGAAAGTCGGCACCGGCCGGCTGCGCTACAAGCAGCCGATCCTCGCGGCGTGCACCGGACTGATGAAGTCGGTGGACCGCTGCCTGGAAGAGGGCCGCATGCCGCTGGTGCTGGGCGGGGATCACAGCATCGCCATCGGCTCCGTGGCCGGCTCGACCAACTGGTACGCGCGCCGCGACGAGTCCATCGGCCTCATCTGGTTCGACGCACACGGCGACGCGAACACGCCCGAGACGACGCCGAGCGGCAACATCCACGGCATGGCGCTGGCGGTCTCGCTCGGCTTCGGAGACCAGGAGCTGGTGCATCTCGGCGGCCGCGCGCCGAAGGTGCAGACCCGCAACGCCGTGCTCATCGGCATCCGCGACCTCGACCCGGGCGAGCGCGACTTCCTCAAGAAGAGCGGCGTCACCTGCTACACGATGCGCGACCTCGACGAGCGCGGGATGCGCGACGTGCTCGACGAGGCGATCCGCCTGGCGAGCGACGGCACGGCGGGCATCCACCTGTCGTTCGACCTCGACGTCGTGGACCCCGAGGACGCGCCCGGCACGGGCACGCCCGTCTGGGGCGGCATCAGCTACCGCGAGGCGCACCTGGCCATGGAGATGTTCGCCGACCGCGCCAACATCGTGGCCATGGACCTGGTCGAGGTGAACCCGGTGCTCGACACCCAGAACATGACCGGGGTGCTCGCCGCCGAACTGGCACAGAGCGCGCTGGGCAAGACGATCCTGTAG
- a CDS encoding cupredoxin domain-containing protein, whose translation MTRILTLTLALAATAGSLALASAAPAPAREQKVVLTVTKKGFEPAAVRVFADRPVRLVVTRKAEGTCATEIVLKDYGIQRPLPLGKTVEVRFTPKKAGTIRYACAMDMIAGKIVVQ comes from the coding sequence ATGACCCGGATCCTCACGCTCACGCTCGCGCTCGCCGCCACCGCCGGTTCGCTCGCCCTCGCGAGCGCGGCGCCCGCGCCGGCGCGGGAACAGAAGGTCGTCCTCACCGTGACCAAGAAGGGCTTCGAGCCCGCGGCGGTGCGCGTGTTCGCCGACCGTCCCGTGCGGCTCGTCGTCACGCGCAAGGCCGAGGGGACGTGCGCGACCGAGATCGTCCTCAAGGACTACGGCATCCAGCGGCCGCTGCCCCTGGGCAAGACGGTCGAGGTGCGCTTCACGCCGAAGAAGGCGGGTACGATCCGCTACGCCTGCGCGATGGACATGATCGCCGGCAAGATCGTCGTCCAGTGA